From Apium graveolens cultivar Ventura chromosome 9, ASM990537v1, whole genome shotgun sequence, the proteins below share one genomic window:
- the LOC141686592 gene encoding protein TAPETUM DETERMINANT 1-like: MTDNLRRLAAYSITLVFLLAIPAGLYYFDLISPFFSTVDFSSSPHRKLLRSEAAATILEPDRVWGDKCSTSDIVIYQGPTAPLPSGIPTYTVEIMNVCVTGCDIAGIHLSCGWFSSARLINPRIFKRLRYDDCLVNGGKPLPIGRTVSFQYANTFRYPLSVQRVKC, encoded by the exons ATGACGGATAATCTCCGACGACTCGCTGCATATTCGATCACGCTCGTGTTCCTACTCGCGATTCCAGCAG GCCTCTATTATTTTGATTTAATCTCTCCGTTTTTCTCCACCGTTGATTTCTCATCCTCGCCGCACCGGAAGCTTCTCCGTTCCG AAGCTGCAGCTACAATATTGGAACCAGACAGGGTTTGGGGGGACAAATGTTCTACTTCAGATATTGTCATTTATCAGGGACCCACTGCTCCTCTTCCTAGTGGTATCCCAACCTACACTGTGGAGATCATGAATGTTTGTGTTACTGGCTGTGACATTGCCGGAATACACCTTAGCTGCGGTTGGTTTAGCTCGGCTCGCCTCATTAATCCTCGTATCTTCAAGCGTCTTCGATACGATGATTGCCTTGTTAATGGTGGCAAGCCTCTGCCCATTGGCCGGACAGTCTCCTTTCAGTATGCAAATACTTTTAGATATCCTCTTTCTGTTCAAAGGGTTAAGTGTTAG